Part of the Pedobacter sp. MC2016-14 genome is shown below.
AAACAGCACAAAGCAGGGGAGCGCAAGGAATATTTTTTTGCAGATAAAGATACCTGGAACATTGCAAGGCAAGTGGCTAAAGAACGCAGAAAACGTGAGCTTGATCCGGTATTGAAAATTTTAGCAGAGCTGAGTCAGTTGGAAGGTGATAAAAAAGATCCGCAGTTTGCGACATTCAATAAATCTATCAATGATATTAATAAGTTAGCGAAAAATGTAGACAAGACTTTAGATACCATGCTTAAAGCTGAAGAAAGCTGGTTTTGGAGTTCAATTTTTAAAATCTTCAAGTAAGATTTTTTTTATCAGTGTAAGTTTCAAAAATTACTGAAAGTTTAATATTTAATGTATGAAAACGCTAAAGAACCACCTGATCCTTTTCGATGCAGAATGTCCGATGTGTAAAATGTATACCCAAAGTTTTGTGAGTTTGGGGATTTTAGAGAAAAACGGTAGG
Proteins encoded:
- a CDS encoding GbsR/MarR family transcriptional regulator gives rise to the protein MELAEGKQKFIEAWGKLGSEWGINRTMAQVHALLLISPEALTTEEIMETLNISRGNANMTLRDLIGWGLIEKQHKAGERKEYFFADKDTWNIARQVAKERRKRELDPVLKILAELSQLEGDKKDPQFATFNKSINDINKLAKNVDKTLDTMLKAEESWFWSSIFKIFK